AATGCAGATGGCGGCGAAGTAGAACAGTGCGGTAACGGCTCTCGATGCTTTGTACGTTATGTATTGGATCAAGGCCTATCCAATAAAAATCCCTTGAGAGTAGAAGTTGCCCATACCGTTCTGACCCTTAAATCTCATCCTGATGGTCAGGTTGAAGTGGATATGGGCGCACCTATTTTTGAACATAGCAGCATTCCATTTAATGCAAATGGTTTAGCGAGCATTCAGGAGTTTCAGGAAACGCTATACGCACTCCCCCTAAACCAACCCGCTACGCATGACAGTTTTGTTGGCGTTCTTTCTATGGGCAACCCGCACGCCGTACAAGTTGTCGGGGATGTTGATAGCGCGCCGGTCTTAGAAGAGGGCCCTGAAATTGAAAAGTTTGTCGCGTTTCCAAAAAAGGTAAACGTAGGCTATCTACAAGTCATCAATCGCAACGAAGTAAAGTTGCGCGTCTTTGAACGCGGCGCGGGAGAAACATTAGCTTGCGGCACTGGCGCTTGTGCGGCCGTGGTTTCTGGCATCCGCAGAGGTCTTTTAGATTCGCCCGTGAAAGTTCATACACGTGGAGGAGACTTGCAGATTGCTTGGGGCGGCATTATTAATAACGTTATTCAGCCCGTCATCATGTCCGGCCCAGCGGTCACGGTCTTCGAAGGCGAAACAACAATCTAAATGCCGTATTTTTCGCGGTAGGCTTTTACTGCAGGCAAGTAATTGGTCAACTGAGCATCGCTTGAAGAGGTTAAAAAAGACATTAGCCCGGCCAAGCTTGCAATTGCAATAACTGGCAAACCAAATTCTTGCTCCACTGCCTGCACAGC
Above is a window of Polynucleobacter necessarius DNA encoding:
- the dapF gene encoding diaminopimelate epimerase, translating into MHGAGNDFIVLSGIDQDLSGITREQWQTLAHRQFGIGADQILLVEKATRADADFRYRIFNADGGEVEQCGNGSRCFVRYVLDQGLSNKNPLRVEVAHTVLTLKSHPDGQVEVDMGAPIFEHSSIPFNANGLASIQEFQETLYALPLNQPATHDSFVGVLSMGNPHAVQVVGDVDSAPVLEEGPEIEKFVAFPKKVNVGYLQVINRNEVKLRVFERGAGETLACGTGACAAVVSGIRRGLLDSPVKVHTRGGDLQIAWGGIINNVIQPVIMSGPAVTVFEGETTI